A single genomic interval of Coccidioides posadasii str. Silveira chromosome 1, complete sequence harbors:
- a CDS encoding uncharacterized protein (EggNog:ENOG410PKSC~COG:E~BUSCO:5695at33183), giving the protein MPLLSSEGPRPKVLVPEKLSPDGLALLRASTDVHEKMGLTPEELLTIISDYDALVVRSETKVTDEVLQTAKNLKVVARAGVGVDNVDVDTATKLGIVVVNSPAGNVGAAAEHTIALMLATARKISHACSSLKGDKWERSKFVGVEVKGKTLGIIGLGKVGMIVARLAKGLGMNVNAMDPYASEAVASSASITLVSSLSELLPTVDFLTIHTPLIASTKGMISTAELAKMKPGARILNVARGGTIDEIALLDALESGHIAGAGIDVFTSEPPKPGSSASRLIAHPNVVATPHLGASTVEAQENVSIDVCEQVLQILGGALPRSAVNAPLILPEEYKKLQPFVRLVEKMGSLYTQHYSSSTSFDANRSTFDLIYEGDIAGINNTKPLFAAFIKGLMATISSTNVSIVNAELVARERGIVVNEQRSRDPSTHSYSSLVTLVARPPSRAPSRAPGVAETQRPLQNPHQQIISGTCSGSQIIISRLGRFATSFVPEGRLLICHNYDSPGKIGVVGSILGKQDVNINFMSVAPISKQLLEEDAAKGQSQKGYGGNGNGIHTEALMLLGVDGPVSQDVVTALVDSGGVLSASLVSL; this is encoded by the exons ATGCCTCTTCTCAGCTCCGAGGGCCCCCGCCCCAAAGTCCTGGTTCCTGAGAAGCTGTCTCCGGACGGACTGGCGCTTCTCAGGGCAAGTACGGACGTCCATGAGAAGATGGGATTAACCCCTGAGGAGCTGTTGACAATCATATCCGACTACGACGCCCTGGTTGTTCGGTCAGAGACCAAGGTGACCGACGAAGTGCTCCAAACTGCGAAGAACCTAAAGGTTGTTGCGAGGGCTGGCGTAGGAGTGGACAATGTTG ATGTTGATACTGCAACGAAGCTTGGGATTGTGGTCGTAAATTCTCCGGCTGGGAATGTGGGTGCTGCCGCAGAGCATACGATTGCATTGATGCTGGCGACGGCCCGGAAGATTTCGCATGCTTGTTCCAGCCTCAAAGGCGACAAGTGGGAGAGAAGCAAATTTGTTGGCGTCGAAGTTAAAGGGAAGACCTTGGGTATTATTGGGTTGGGAAAAG TCGGTATGATCGTGGCCAGATTGGCGAAAGGACTTGGAATGAATGTGAATGCCATGGACCCTTATGCTTCTGAAGCGGTTGCGTCTTCGGCATCTATCACGTTGGTGTCCTCGCTCTCTGAGCTGTTGCCGACCGTCGACTTTCTCACTATCCATACTCCACTGATTGCATCAACAAAAGGTATGATATCTACCGCGGAGCTTGCAAAAATGAAACCAGGTGCTCGAATACTCAACGTAGCGCGTGGAGGCACAATCGACGAGATTGCGTTATTGGACGCCCTTGAGTCTGGACATATCGCTGGTGCTGGCATAGACGTTTTCACCTCAGAACCACCAAAGCCAGGTTCCAGTGCTTCTCGGCTCATCGCACATCCAAACGTAGTTGCTACTCCTCATCTTGGTGCTTCGACTGTGGAGGCTCAAGAGAATGTCTCCATTGACGTTTGCGAGCAGGTCCTTCAAATCCTCGGAGGAGCCCTACCTCGCAGTGCTGTCAACGCTCCGTTGATTCTTCCAGAGGAGTATAAGAAACTGCAACCGTTCGTTCGTCTAGTGGAGAAAATGGGCAGTTTATATACCCAGCATTACAGTTCATCTACCTCCTTTGACGCTAACCGGAGTACATTTGACCTGATTTATGAAGGTGACATTGCTGGAATCAACAACACGAAACCACTGTTTGCTGCCTTTATCAAAGGGCTTATGGCTACTATCAGCAGCACTAATGTGAGCATTGTTAATGCTGAACTGGTTGCGCGGGAACGTGGTATTGTCGTGAATGAACAGCGTTCCCGCGACCCTTCCACCCATTCATATTCCTCCCTCGTCACTCTTGTTGCCAGACCACCTTCTCGAGCTCCATCCAGAGCACCCGGTGTTGCTGAAACCCAGAGACCCTTACAAAATCCGCATCAGCAAATCATCTCCGGCACTTGTTCCGGATCTCAAATCATCATATCCCGCCTTGGTCGTTTTGCTACATCCTTCGTTCCTGAGGGCAGACTTCTTATCTGTCACAATTACGACTCACCAGGAAAAATTGGAGTGGTGGGAAGTATCCTGGGCAAACAAGACGTCAACATTAATTTCATGAGTGTCGCTCCCATTTCGAAACAACTCCTCGAAGAGGATGCAGCCAAGGGACAAAGCCAGAAGGGATATGGTGGCAATGGTAATGGAATTCATACGGAGGCTCTCATGCTACTTGGTGTTGACGGGCCCGTTAGCCAGGATGTCGTCACGGCCTTGGTTGACTCCGGCGGTGTCTTGAGTGCGAGCTTAGTTTCGCTTTAA
- the PAN2 gene encoding poly(A)-specific ribonuclease (BUSCO:27008at4751~EggNog:ENOG410PIB0~COG:L~MEROPS:MER0030317~BUSCO:553at33183) codes for MEADWDEVSQVAVPPPGPHLLPTVASTVAFDDSQELLWVGNEFGRVSSFYGPELQRYTSVKAHASSEGQVRQFLFHDKGVISLSANSVHLASRRGLTQWHILHPEMTELRCMSFTAQPHKIIVAGLQSAMFIIDVEKGAIVDQLSTEYRYTIMKRSRYLCAATDTGSVNVLSLTDFSVVKSWKAHGALINDMDARNDFLVTCGFSVRHAGSPIVDPLANVYDLKSLIPLPPIPFHAGAAFVRMHPRLQTTSFIASQTGQLQVVDLMNPNTINLRQANVAFMLGLEVSPSGEALAINDAECCIHLWGSPSKIHFNEIGKETEFSDIPTRPSMLDWSNDTPLNVIGMPYYHERLLSAWPSHLIFEIGNAPVPMDPAILPYLRPSEIGQYAQNPRKKRRYQVENTRLQSSTEVALAAPKFLSEKARELPNSKPEGAQEAVGALQGLKINGETKEDPLLKYSNVEIKYSKFGVDDFDFRYYNKTEFSGLETHIANSFTNSLLQLLKFIPLVRNLALHHVSTNCLCESCLLCEMGFLFDMLDKANGQNCQATNLLKTFSGFREAANLGLLEESLSNKSLSSAIQSVHRFFLNQIAHDYRTVYPNSDSLDNTLSTAAVESICCMFCRNEIVRPGNAFVTELIYPAADPKQAHRNQACRFSNILRSSIERETQNRGWCSTCRRYQQVSIRKTVQRMPLVLMLNAAINNSAHRRFWSIPGWLPEKIGVMIEDNQIQCYEGEQLRIRQQNDFEGLVIYELVGIIAEIDIVEQKKPHLVSFVDVSISAREPTKKSNWHLFNDFLVTGVSKEEVFSFNQGWKSPCTLAYQISTGRHGLDDSWKNELDTTLLFYEWSMNNRPPTDKCHILKSEEKPIAGTPIALDTEFVDLEKAEIEVKADGTQEMIRPSKSGLARVSVIRGSGNHEGVPFIDDYITIKDPIVDYVTQYSGIKPGDLDPRTSRHNLVALKVAYKKLWLLLNLGCVFVGHGLASDFRKINIQVPKAQTIDTQYLFFHPGKNRRLSLRYLAWAVFKEYIQEETTTTTSTSITTTTNPSSHDANTSTTTTTAITTTPPEGHDSIEDARMALRLWKKFKEYEDAGIVNQILEEIFREGVKVGFRPPARYPSQATPNPNNNNINNGVNPNGLSTPGSTNPISRLPLSGRNTPDFILPASASAAASVTGGPAGGGSSNGSMSGSTPSTPRQAFRRSTALTPSNGSFGGAKGLTFGGSPMR; via the exons GGCCGCGTATCGTCATTTTATGGCCCCGAGCTGCAAAGATACACGTCGGTCAAGGCCCATGCCTCCTCCGAAGGCCAAGTCCGGCAATTCCTTTTCCACGACAAGGGTGTGATATCCCTATCGGCAAATAGTGTCCATCTGGCTTCGCGCCGCGGGCTGACACAATGGCATATTTTGCATCCGGAAATGACCGAGCTCAGGTGCATGAGCTTTACGGCGCAGCCGCATAAGATCATTGTTGCGGGCTTACAGTCCGCCATGTTCATCATCGACGTTGAGAAAGGAGCCATTGTGGATCAGTTATCAACGGAGTACCGCTATACGATCATGAAGAGAAGCCGATACCTATGCGCTGCTACCGATACCGGCTCCGTTAATGTACTGAGCCTGACTGATTTTTCCGTCGTGAAAAGTTGGAAAGCCCATGGAGCTTTGATAAACGATATGGATGCTCGGAACGACTTCCTCGTTACTTGCGGCTTTTCCGTTCGCCACGCTGGATCACCGATAGTTGACCCTCTTGCCAACGTTTATGACTTGAAATCGCTCATTCCCTTACCACCTATACCGTTTCACGCGGGTGCGGCCTTCGTTCGCATGCATCCGAGATTACAAACTACCAGTTTTATCGCGTCACAGACTGGCCAGCTGCAGGTCGTTGATCTCATGAATCCAAATACAATCAACCTTCGACAAGCCAATGTCGCGTTCATGTTAGGGCTAGAGGTATCACCCTCCGGAGAGGCACTAGCTATCAACGATGCTGAATGCTGTATCCATCTCTGGGGCTCCCCATCAAAAATCCACTTTAATGAAATCGGTAAAGAAACCGAATTCTCAGATATACCTACACGACCCTCTATGCTCGATTGGTCTAACGATACACCTCTTAACGTGATCGGAATGCCATACTATCATGAACGTCTCCTCTCGGCGTGGCCCAGCCATTTAATTTTTGAAATTGGGAATGCCCCTGTCCCGATGGACCCAGCTATCCTTCCTTACCTCCGTCCGAGCGAAATCGGTCAATATGCGCAGAATCCACGAAAGAAACGTAGGTATCAGGTGGAAAACACTCGCTTGCAGTCGTCAACGGAGGTTGCTTTAGCAGCGCCGAAATTTTTAAGCGAAAAGGCTAGAGAGCTTCCAAACTCTAAGCCCGAGGGCGCACAAGAAGCCGTCGGGGCTCTGCAGGGACTAAAAATCAACGGAGAAACAAAAGAGGACCCTCTCTTAAAATACAGCAATGTCGAAATCAAGTATAGTAAATTCGGAGTTGATGATTTCGATTTCAG ATATTACAACAAAACCGAATTTTCGGGTCTCGAAACACATATCGCTAACTCATTTACGAATTCCTTGCTCCAGCTCCTTAAATTTATACCCTTGGTTAGGAATCTCGCCCTCCACCATGTCTCGACCAACTGCCTTTGTGAAAGCTGTCTCCTGTGCGAAATGGGGTTCCTTTTTGACATGCTTGACAAGGCAAATGGACAAAATTGCCAAGCTACGAACCTTCTGAAGACGTTCAGTGGTTTCAGAGAAGCTGCAAACTTGGGCTTACTGGAAGAGAGCCTGAGCAATAAATCTTTATCATCGGCAATTCAATCAGTCCATCGATTTTTTTTAAATCAGATAGCACACGACTACCGGACGGTATATCCAAACTCGGATTCTTTGGACAACACTCTAAGTACGGCTGCTGTTGAGTCCATATGTTGCATGTTCTGTCGCAACGAGATTGTCCGGCCTGGCAATGCTTTTGTGACAGAGCTAATCTATCCAGCGGCCGACCCGAAGCAAGCGCATCGCAATCAGGCTTGTCGATTTTCAAACATTCTCCGGTCAAGCATCGAACGCGAAACTCAAAATCGAGGTTGGTGCAGTACTTGTCGCAGATACCAACAGGTGTCCATCCGAAAAACTGTTCAACGCATGCCGTTGGTTTTGATGTTAAATGCAGCAATCAACAACTCGGCGCATCGCCGCTTTTGGTCAATTCCCGGCTGGCTACCGGAGAAAATTGGAGtcatgattgaagataacCAAATTCAATGCTATGAAGGCGAGCAGCTGCGAATTCGGCAACAAAATGATTTTGAGGGTTTGGTGATCTATGAGCTAGTGGGCATAATCGCAGAGATTGATATCGTGGAGCAAAAGAAGCCACATTTAGTCTCTTTCGTCGATGTTTCCATCTCTGCACGAGAGCcaacaaagaaaagcaattggCATCTCTTCAACGATTTCTTGGTTACCGGTGTTAGCAAGGAAGAAGTGTTTTCATTCAATCAGGGATGGAAATCTCCGTGCACTCTTGCTTATCAAATATCGACTGGTCGGCATGGATTAGACGATAGCTGGAAAAATGAGTTGGATACCACTCTTTTGTTTTACGAATGGTCTATGAA CAATCGCCCACCAACCGACAAATGCCACATCCTCAAGTCAGAAGAAAAGCCTATTGCGGGCACTCCGATCGCTCTCGACACGGAATTCGTAGACCTCGAGAAAGCAGAGATCGAAGTCAAAGCCGATGGAACCCAGGAAATGATCCGGCCCAGCAAGAGCGGACTTGCTCGAGTATCTGTGATTCGCGGTTCCGGCAACCATGAAGGCGTCCCGTTTATTGATGATTACATTACAATCAAGGATCCAATCGTCGATTATGTAACTCAGTACTCTGGCATCAAGCCAGGAGATCTCGACCCACGGACGAGTCGTCACAACCTCGTCGCACTGAAAGTAGCTTATAAGAAGCTGTGGCTCCTTTTAAACCTGGGCTGCGTCTTCGTCGGCCATGGATTGGCATCCGACTTTAGAAAGATCAACATACAAGTTCCGAAAGCCCAGACCATAGACACCCAGTACCTGTTCTTCCACCCAGGGAAGAATCGGCGGCTGAGTCTACGATATCTTGCCTGGGCGGTATTCAAAGAATACATCCAAGAAGAAACAACCACAACGACCTCGACATCAATCACTACCACAACCAATCCCAGCAGTCACGACGCTAATACAAGTACTACAACAACCACAGCCATAACTACGACACCTCCAGAAGGCCACGACTCCATTGAAGATGCTCGTATGGCCCTCCGCCTCtggaaaaaattcaaagaataCGAGGATGCAGGTATAGTAAACCAAATCCTCGAAGAAATATTCCGCGAAGGAGTCAAAGTCGGATTCCGCCCCCCGGCCAGATATCCTTCCCAAGCCACGCCTAACCCAAACAATAACAATATCAACAACGGCGTGAATCCAAATGGACTATCCACCCCTGGTTCCACAAATCCTATATCTCGTCTTCCTCTTAGCGGGAGGAATACGCCAGATTTTATTCTTCCGGCATCCGCATCCGCCGCTGCGTCAGTTACTGGCGGTCCCGCCGGGGGTGGAAGTTCGAATGGGAGTATGAGTGGAAGCACACCGTCGACCCCGCGGCAAGCGTTTAGGAGATCCACAGCCCTAACACCGAGTAATGGGAGTTTTGGTGGTGCGAAGGGCCTAACGTTCGGTGGGAGTCCCATGCGTTAG